GCCTGGTGCGTTCGCTCGGCTACGAGGCGCTTGCCTACGAGTCCGGCGTCGACTTCCTGCAGCACGCGCCGGGAGACGATCCGGCATGCATGATCGCCGACGTCCAGATGCCTATGATCGCCGGCGACGAATTGCAGGCGCAATTGATAGCTTCCGGCCGCCGCTTCCCGATCATCTTCATGACGGCGTTTCCAAGCGAGGCCGTGCGTCAACGCGTGATGGCGGCCGGCGCGCATTGCTACCTTGGCAAGCCTTCCAGCGGTGATGAGATCATCCGCTGTCTCGAGAACGCGCTGGCAGGCCACGGCGCAACGTCCTGATCCCTCATCCGCCCTTCGCATAGCAACGTCGTTCCCAACCGGCCGTGCATTCCAGCAAGCGGGTTGGTGGACCGGAAATACCGGCGGGCGCGGCAAACCTCACAGTCGGTCTCGATTTTGTCGAGATCGGCAGGGCGGCACGCTCTGCCGAAAGGGATGAGGCACGATGCCAGTAAACGCCGCCAGTGCTGCCGTGCCGCGTCCACTGGTCTTCGCCGGCTTCCCCGCGACCGCCTGGGCGTTCGCGCTGCGCGTTTGGCTGGCGATGCTCCTCGCGCTCTACGTCAGCTTCTGGCTCGAGCTGGACTCGCCGTCGTCGTCCGCCCTCACCGTGGCCGTCCTTGCCCTGCCGACACGCGGCCAGGGCTTGGAGAAGGCGGGTTACCGGCTGGTCGCAACAGCCATCGGCGTTGTGGCGTCCATCGCGATCGCGGGCATGTTTTCCCAGACCGACGGTCTCCTGCTCGCGGTGCTCGGTATCTGGGTGGGGCTCTGCGTCTATGTCGCGGGGATGCTGGACGGCAATCGCGCCTATGCGGCTGCACTCTGCTGCATCACCGTCGCCCTCGTCGCCATCCAACAGATCGACACGCCGTTGCAGGTATTCCCGACCGGCGTCGCACGCGGCGCCGCCATCGGCATCGGCGTCCTAGCGGTGGCGCTCGTGAACGAGGTTCTGGCCGCTCCGAACTACCATCCGGTGCTGGCAAGGCGCATCGAGGCGTTGCACGGCCGGGTCACGGATCTCGCGCAAGCGGCCAGGCCAGTCTCCGCAACGGCTGCCGCGAGCCTGCTGCATGACATCGCGGCACTGCGTCCGGAGATCGCGAGCCTTGTGACGGAATCGAGCATCGGCACGGCAAGGACAGAAGCTGCGCGCTCCGCGCTGGTCGACCTCGTCAGCGCGCTCTCGCTCGGCCGCATGCTCGCAGCGCTCCCCGCCGCTTCCCCGGATGATATAGCTGGGCTGATAGCGACGTCCCGATCCTGGCTCCAGGCCGAGATCAGCCGAAAGAACGCGCAGGTGTGCACCAGCCTCGAAGCCCTGCGTGAAGGGACACGCCCGGATCATGCATGGCGCGCGCCGCTCTACCGCTCGCGCCGCATCGCGGCAGAAACCGCCGCACGGGCCGCGATCTCGTTCATGCTGATCGCGCTCTTCTTCGTGCTGACGGGCTGGCCGAGCACCGAGCTCTGCCTCACGCTCGTCGCAGCGATCATCGGCCTCAGCTCGATCTCGCCCGCGCCACGAATCTTCGCGCTGGTGGCGGTGACGGCGATGCCGATCGCGTGCGCGCTGGCAGGCATGCTGAAATATCTCATCTTCAACGGCGTGTCCGAATTTCAATTGCTGGCGATCGGTCTTGCGCCTGTCGTCATCGGCCTCGCGCTGCTGATCTCATTGCCGAACCCGATGCTGTCGTCCCTCGGCCGACTCGTCCTGGTGTTCATGATCGCCGTCCTCGCACCGACCAATCCGCAGAGCTACGACCCCGAGGTATTCCTGGTGACCAGTCTCTTTGCCTGCCTGTCCGCGGTGCTCGTGTTTGCCGCGCAAATGCTGCTGCCGCCCCTATCCGGCGACCGGCGGGTACGGCTGCTGCTGGGAGAGGCCGGGCGCGAGCTGAACCATCTCGACCGCGGACGAACCCGACACCTCGCGCCGGAAGAAGCCGCGTTTCGCGACGCGGCTCGGATCGAACAGATCCTGACCGCAAACGGCGCCTTGCCTCTCGATGATCAGATCACGGCCAACGCGATGCGCTATTTCGATCAGGCTGAGACCTTGCGGCGTTGCTGCGCCGAACTGGACCGGCTGCGACCTGGTCCCCTCGCCGGAGCAGCACAGGACGCACGAGTGGCTCTTGTCCAGCGCGACGGCGGCACCATCCTCGCTTCTGCCGAGGCGTTGCGCGAGGCGGCAGCGCGAAGCTACCCGTCCGCCAACTCTGCCATCGCCATGCTGGTTGCGGCGAGCAGCGCATTCGCACGGTCACGATCTTCAAGCCAGGGCGAACAGCCATGACGAACACCTATCGGGAGCTCGTCGTCGGCGGCGTGCTCATCGCCCCCATCGTCTCCTACGCGGCGGTTGCGTTGCTCGCGTTCCTGCTGCTCCGCCCGCTGCTGCGTTTCGTCGGATTCGCAAGCTGGTTCAGCACCCCCTCGCTGGCCGAGCTCAGTCTCTACGTCGCGATGTTCGGCCTGCTCGCACTGTTCTTCTAGGGAGAAAGAGTTATGGACGCCGCCTTTCCCCGGGATAACGCCGCGCGCCACGGCGAACAATCAGTTGAAGTCCAGGCCGATGCCGCCGACACCACAGACGGCCCGGGCATACCGGAGACCGTGGCGCGAGATACCCGCGATCGCGCTGCGGAGAACGACCGGCCGCAGGAACAGGCCATGTCCTCATCGAGGCTGCCGCGCAAAGCGGTGATCCGTTTCGTCCGCGCTGCTGGCAGGCATCTTGCGACCCTCGGCATCGCACTGATCGCGGTCCTGATCGCGGTTGCGACCTGGCAGCACTACGTCACCGCGCCCTGGACGCGGAACGGCAGCGTTCGTGTCCAGGTCGCCAACGTGGCGCCACAGGTCGCGGGCAAGATCGTGGAGCTGCGCGTGGCCGACAACCAGTTCGTCCACAAGGGCGACGTCCTCTACGTGATCGACCCCTTCGACTTCGAGGTGGCCGTCCGCGTCGACAAGGCGCTAATGGACCAGCGGGCCGCGGATCTCGTCGTGAAGCAGGCCGAGTTCGACCGGCGCCAGCATCTGTCGGATCTTGCGACGACCCCCGAAGAGCAGCAGATCTTCGCGGGCAATGCGGCGCAGGCGAAAGCCGCCTACGAGGCGGCGGCGCACCAGCTCGCGCAGGCGGAGCTGAATCTGAAGCGCACCAGCGTGGTTAGTCCCGTCGACGGCTATGTCACCAACCTCCTGCTGCGCGCGGGCGACTATGCCGTCACCGGCGTCAGCAACGTTTCCGTCATCGATTCCAACAGCTTCTGGATCGACGGCTATTTCGAGGAAACCAAGATGGCGCGGGTCTGCATCGGCGATCGTGCCGAAGCGCAACTGGTCGGTTATCCCAGGCCGATACTCGGACATGTGACGACCGTGACGCGCGGCATCAGCGTGTCGAACGCCGCCACGGGCACGCAGGGCCTGCCCAACGTCGATCCGATCTACACCTGGGTGCGGCTGGCGCAGCGTGTACCGGTTCGCCTCGCCATCGATGCGGTTCCGCCGGATGTCCCGCTCGTCTCCGGCATGACAGCGACAGTGACGATCCGGCAGCCCCCAACGAGGGGGGCCCAAAGCTGGTTCGGGCGGTTCCGCACGAGCTTCGTCGATCCCGTCTCCGATGTGTTCGGCGCGGGGCTACCGCCCCGTCCGAACTGCCTGCAGGCGGCATCACAGCAGCGCCACGAGGTGGACGTGCTCCCCTATACGCGCGAGCCAGCGGTTCCGCCGGCAGACAAGATCGCACCGGGCCTCACACCCGGCATCGACGCCTCGCCACGCCGGCCCTGAATCAGACGTGTACCCTCGCCGACAGGCTGTCCGCGGCAACATCCGACCTCAAAATGCATCTATCTGATCCCATTGGTTCAATTGACCTTTTTGCGACATGCGGTCGCACCTCTCGCATTTGCAAAATCTAATACCGCTTAAGCATCCTTAACGGGCCCCGCGGTGAAATCGCACCTATCGTTGAGCATGGACCATTTGCATTCGGCCGCCGCCACGACGGCAGTCGAATCCAAGAGACGGGACAAACAATGCTCACCGATATGCAAGCGGCCGGTGCCTGGTCGACCTATCAACCGAACCGTCGCAACTCTGATCCCCAGCGGGACACTCGCGCATTTCCCCTCGAACGAAGATGGCGTCAGCCCGGCCAACGGACCGGCACTGCACCTGACGACATCACGATCTCGCGCTGGACCTGTGTGCAGACAGGCATAAGGCACGAAGAGGCTACGACGCCTGTCGACCGATATTTCTTCGCGATCGCCTTGAGGACGACCCGCGTCAAACTGACCAGAGGCCGTCACACCATCTTCGACGGTGTCATGCCGGCAGGCTCGCTGTATATCGGCGCGCCATCGCAGCAGCTCAGCGCGCAGTTCCACGCACCGTGCGATTTCCTGCACTTCCATGTCTCCGCCAGCAGTTATTTTCCGCCTCTGCGGCCCGGAGCAGGATCTACCTCGCATGAGGGCCTCAATGACCTCATCCTGCTTCGCGATCCCTTCGCCGAGCAGCTTGCGAAAGCGCTGACCGAACGCGGCCATTCGGCCGACCGCGAATTCGCGCGCTGCATCGGCCAGACGCTGGCCATGCACCTCGCCCGGCGTGAGCTGCCGCACACGAGAGTCAATGCCTTGCCGAAATGGCGGCTGCGGCGCGTCGAGGAATATGTCGGGACACACTTCGACCACTGCATCAGCCTCTCCGAGCTTGCCAAGGTCGCGGGGCTGTCCAGGATGCATTTCGCGGCCCAGTTCCGCGCCGCGACGGGATATCGGCCGCGCGAGTATCTGCTGCATCAGCGCATCGAGCGTGCGAAATCGCTGTTATCGAACACCGATACGACGTTGGCCGAGGTGGCGCTGATCGTCGGCTTCTGCACGCAGGCGCATTTCTCGACCGTCTTCAAGCGGATCACGGGTGATACTCCCGCGCGGTGGCGATGCACCAGCCGGAACGCGTCGGCTTCGTCCAGGCTCTCCGCCGCTGATCCGGCCTCGACATCGAAGACGATGTCTCACGTGTTGCCCGCGGACTTCGCGTGAATCATGCGAAATGGGAAATAGCCGGGGTTCGTGAAATACTTCTGCTGCGGGATCGGCGATGTTGTGCATGTTAGGTGACTGAGACCCCGAAGTCACCGCTCGAGCCTCCCTCCTCCCTGGGCATCCGAGCATTTTAGGGCCGTCCTCCCCAAGGGACGGCCCCTTTTTTCGACCACGTAGCGAGATGGACGGCATCACCAATCCGAAACCGGCCGGCTCTAGGCGCCGAGTCGGTGCGCGATCCAGGCGCGCACGCCCTGCAGACTTCTGAAATCATCCAGCGAGCGCGCCGGCAGTCCGGTGTCGATGCCCGCGACCATCGCGCTCAGCGCGTGCCCCGGACCGAGCTCGAGAAATCCTGTCGCACCGGCTTCGACGCAGGCTTGCAGGCAATCGGCCCATTGCACAGTGTGCGATATCTGCGCGGCAAGCTTGTCGAGGCCGCTCTCGAGCGAGACGACCGGAGCGGCATCGATCCCGCTCAGAATGCGCCCGCCGGTCCTGGGCGGAAACGCCACCGGCACGCGACCCAAGGCTTCACGAAATACGGTGGACGCTCCGGCGAGCCGCGGGGTGTGGGAGGCGACCTCGACCGGCAACGCAACGATCCTCGCAGCGTGCATCGCCCGCGCGTCTGCCGCAATCCTGTCCAGCGCCTCGCGGCCGCCGCCGATGACGAAGGCGTCGCCCGGATTGACGATGGCGATGGCTGCGCCATGGCGCTCGCAAAGACGAGCGACCTGCTCTCGCGATAGCCCGCGGACGAAGATCAGCCTGTCGCCAGCGTGCGTCGCCGCATCCATGACCTCTGCGCGGCGCGCGACGAGGTCAAGCGTGAGGATCGCGTCGAACAGGCCTCCAACGCCCCAGGCCGCGACCTCGCCGACGCTGTAACCGGCAATGATCACACCGCGTGGAATGGCATCGCCGAGCGCGGCTGCCGCGGCGAGCGCCTGCAGGGTACACAGAATCTGGCCAGCGCGGTTGCGATGCAGGGCCTCGTCGGGCTCTGTGCGGACGAAATCGCGCGGATCCTTGCCGCCCAGCAATGTCGCGGCGTGTGCAAACAGGTGCGCGGCTTCCGGCGCATCGCCGGTGAGGGCGAACATCTCCCGGTGCTGCCTGCCTTGTCCCGAGCACAGAATCGCGAGCGACATAATCTCGGCCTAACGGGGAAAGAACGCTGCGATCGCAATCGCCAGGGTCACGACGCTGAACGCGGTGCTGGCGATGACCATGGAGCCGACCGTCGCGGAATCCAGCCGGTAATTGACGGCAAACAAAATCCCGAAGAAGCCCGAAGGCAATGCCGCGAGCAGAATTGCCGTCTTCGCGACATCGGGTGCGAGGTGAAAGCCGTAGACGATCGCGACGGCCAGCAGTGGACGCAGGACGTCCGCCGCTCCCGTTGCGGCAATCACTCTCCAATCCAGGCGGAGCGACTGGGCCGACAGAACGAGACCGGTCAGGAACAAGGCGACACCTGCAGCCGCGTTCCCGATCAGAGTGAGACAGGAATGGACAAGGGGATTGAGATTCATGCCGAACAACGAGAGCACCACGCCGAGCGCGGGTGCCCACACCACCGGCTTGACGAGCGCGCGCCGGATGGCCGTGAGAACCGGCGACGCCGGTGCATCGGCGCCGCGGGTCTTGCTGGCGCTCATTTCGGCGATCACGAGGGTCAGGGGGCTGACGAGGACCGATCCGGTTGCCAGCGCGACGGCGACCGGAACGACGCCAGCCGGCCCGAGCACGGTCGACAGGATCGGTAGACCGACGCCGGCAAGATTCGGAAAGCCGACCGTCAGGGCCTGCACCGCAGCGTCGGACCTCCTCACCACGAAGAAGGTGCGCTCGAACCAGTACCAAGCGAGATAGATGATCAGCATTGTCAGGCCGAACACGAGGAAGACCGGAGCCTGGTCGGTGATCCGGTCGCGCGGGGCCGATGCGGTCGCGGCGAATAGCGAGGCCGGCAGGGCGAAATCCATCACCAGCGCATTGAGACCTTCGACGTGACCGTTGTCGGCGATGCGGGCCTTGCCTGCAACGAACCCCAGCAGCAGCACGAAGAAGACCGGCACCAGCGCCATCAGGATGACGTTCGACGTCATGAGCTCAGCCTCTCATGGGCATCGACGAAGAGCGTCATCGCAAGCAGGTCGGCCGACCCGCCCGGGCTGAGACGGCGGGCGACGAAGCTGTCGTGGATCGATTGCGCGCATGCGCGCCAGCCGGGCGCGCGGACGCCGCCTGAAGCGATGAAGCGATGCGCTGCATCACGTGCAAAGCAAAGGCCGCCGAGCCCGCCGCGATGCAGAAGATTGGTGTCCTCGACGGATGCGATCAGGGCGAAGCACGCCTCGACCCGTGCGGCTTCCGTGTCTTCCGCCGCGACCGGCGCCGCTCTCCGCAGGGCCGGCAAACCGATCCGGTAGACACTGGGGAATCCGCTCGCGGCTTCAAGGCGCGCGCCGCCGGCGCGAAAGCGGCGGCGAGCCGCGCTGCCGTGGCTGTGCAGCAGCACCGGGCCGTCGAAAATGCTGTCGCCCCACAGCCGCGCGACGACATCGCCGAGTGGAAGCCCGGGATCGACCAGCCCGCCAGCCTTTGCGCCGGCCGCCGCGCAGAGCAGGCCGAGCCCGAAGATCGCGCCACGGTGCGTGTTGACACCCGAGGTCGCCGCTAGCATCGCCCGCTCCGCCTCCAGGCCGATGATCCGCAGCCGCCCCATGCCGCAGCCGAGCGCGCCCGCATCGGCGAGGCGCTGAAGGTAAGGCCGGATCGCCGCGGCGCTACGACGGAACGTTCCGGCATCCATGTCGTCGTGACTGCCATTGTCGACATGGCTCACGAGGCCTGGCTTC
This is a stretch of genomic DNA from Bradyrhizobium sp. CB2312. It encodes these proteins:
- a CDS encoding FUSC family protein; this encodes MPVNAASAAVPRPLVFAGFPATAWAFALRVWLAMLLALYVSFWLELDSPSSSALTVAVLALPTRGQGLEKAGYRLVATAIGVVASIAIAGMFSQTDGLLLAVLGIWVGLCVYVAGMLDGNRAYAAALCCITVALVAIQQIDTPLQVFPTGVARGAAIGIGVLAVALVNEVLAAPNYHPVLARRIEALHGRVTDLAQAARPVSATAAASLLHDIAALRPEIASLVTESSIGTARTEAARSALVDLVSALSLGRMLAALPAASPDDIAGLIATSRSWLQAEISRKNAQVCTSLEALREGTRPDHAWRAPLYRSRRIAAETAARAAISFMLIALFFVLTGWPSTELCLTLVAAIIGLSSISPAPRIFALVAVTAMPIACALAGMLKYLIFNGVSEFQLLAIGLAPVVIGLALLISLPNPMLSSLGRLVLVFMIAVLAPTNPQSYDPEVFLVTSLFACLSAVLVFAAQMLLPPLSGDRRVRLLLGEAGRELNHLDRGRTRHLAPEEAAFRDAARIEQILTANGALPLDDQITANAMRYFDQAETLRRCCAELDRLRPGPLAGAAQDARVALVQRDGGTILASAEALREAAARSYPSANSAIAMLVAASSAFARSRSSSQGEQP
- a CDS encoding HlyD family secretion protein, with the protein product MDAAFPRDNAARHGEQSVEVQADAADTTDGPGIPETVARDTRDRAAENDRPQEQAMSSSRLPRKAVIRFVRAAGRHLATLGIALIAVLIAVATWQHYVTAPWTRNGSVRVQVANVAPQVAGKIVELRVADNQFVHKGDVLYVIDPFDFEVAVRVDKALMDQRAADLVVKQAEFDRRQHLSDLATTPEEQQIFAGNAAQAKAAYEAAAHQLAQAELNLKRTSVVSPVDGYVTNLLLRAGDYAVTGVSNVSVIDSNSFWIDGYFEETKMARVCIGDRAEAQLVGYPRPILGHVTTVTRGISVSNAATGTQGLPNVDPIYTWVRLAQRVPVRLAIDAVPPDVPLVSGMTATVTIRQPPTRGAQSWFGRFRTSFVDPVSDVFGAGLPPRPNCLQAASQQRHEVDVLPYTREPAVPPADKIAPGLTPGIDASPRRP
- a CDS encoding response regulator, translating into MAKNPVIAIVDDDEGVRASLASLVRSLGYEALAYESGVDFLQHAPGDDPACMIADVQMPMIAGDELQAQLIASGRRFPIIFMTAFPSEAVRQRVMAAGAHCYLGKPSSGDEIIRCLENALAGHGATS
- a CDS encoding AEC family transporter, producing MTSNVILMALVPVFFVLLLGFVAGKARIADNGHVEGLNALVMDFALPASLFAATASAPRDRITDQAPVFLVFGLTMLIIYLAWYWFERTFFVVRRSDAAVQALTVGFPNLAGVGLPILSTVLGPAGVVPVAVALATGSVLVSPLTLVIAEMSASKTRGADAPASPVLTAIRRALVKPVVWAPALGVVLSLFGMNLNPLVHSCLTLIGNAAAGVALFLTGLVLSAQSLRLDWRVIAATGAADVLRPLLAVAIVYGFHLAPDVAKTAILLAALPSGFFGILFAVNYRLDSATVGSMVIASTAFSVVTLAIAIAAFFPR
- a CDS encoding DUF1656 domain-containing protein; amino-acid sequence: MTNTYRELVVGGVLIAPIVSYAAVALLAFLLLRPLLRFVGFASWFSTPSLAELSLYVAMFGLLALFF
- the mdcB gene encoding triphosphoribosyl-dephospho-CoA synthase MdcB, whose product is MITAALRGAEPLALRRARIGSDVSAIGDLAADCLLKELDTWPKPGLVSHVDNGSHDDMDAGTFRRSAAAIRPYLQRLADAGALGCGMGRLRIIGLEAERAMLAATSGVNTHRGAIFGLGLLCAAAGAKAGGLVDPGLPLGDVVARLWGDSIFDGPVLLHSHGSAARRRFRAGGARLEAASGFPSVYRIGLPALRRAAPVAAEDTEAARVEACFALIASVEDTNLLHRGGLGGLCFARDAAHRFIASGGVRAPGWRACAQSIHDSFVARRLSPGGSADLLAMTLFVDAHERLSS
- a CDS encoding acyltransferase domain-containing protein; this translates as MSLAILCSGQGRQHREMFALTGDAPEAAHLFAHAATLLGGKDPRDFVRTEPDEALHRNRAGQILCTLQALAAAAALGDAIPRGVIIAGYSVGEVAAWGVGGLFDAILTLDLVARRAEVMDAATHAGDRLIFVRGLSREQVARLCERHGAAIAIVNPGDAFVIGGGREALDRIAADARAMHAARIVALPVEVASHTPRLAGASTVFREALGRVPVAFPPRTGGRILSGIDAAPVVSLESGLDKLAAQISHTVQWADCLQACVEAGATGFLELGPGHALSAMVAGIDTGLPARSLDDFRSLQGVRAWIAHRLGA